Proteins encoded together in one Syntrophorhabdaceae bacterium window:
- the fsa gene encoding fructose-6-phosphate aldolase, producing MKFFIDTANVEEIRKGIAMGLVDGVTTNPSLLSKEKKDPDAVIKEILSVVDGPVNLEVIATDAKGMCEEARKLATLGPNAVIKIPMTEEGIKAVRTLSREGIKTNVTLIFQPVQALIAAKAGASYVSPFIGRLDDISERGMGIIEEICLIFSNYGFEAEIIVASIRNPVHVLEAALLGADIATIPFNVLKQLMNHPLTDIGIERFLKDWQSIKK from the coding sequence ATGAAATTTTTTATAGACACGGCGAACGTTGAAGAGATCAGGAAGGGGATTGCAATGGGACTCGTCGACGGCGTGACAACAAACCCGTCACTCCTCTCGAAAGAGAAAAAGGACCCCGATGCCGTCATAAAGGAGATACTCTCTGTGGTTGACGGCCCTGTCAACCTCGAGGTCATCGCGACAGACGCGAAAGGCATGTGTGAGGAGGCGCGGAAACTCGCCACCCTGGGACCCAACGCCGTCATCAAGATCCCCATGACCGAAGAGGGGATCAAGGCAGTAAGAACACTCTCACGGGAAGGGATCAAGACGAATGTGACCCTTATCTTCCAGCCCGTCCAGGCGCTCATTGCCGCGAAGGCAGGCGCCAGTTATGTGAGCCCCTTTATCGGAAGGCTTGATGACATATCGGAGAGAGGGATGGGGATCATCGAAGAGATCTGCCTGATCTTTTCCAATTACGGCTTCGAGGCAGAGATCATCGTTGCAAGCATCAGGAATCCGGTTCACGTCCTCGAAGCGGCGCTCCTCGGCGCAGACATCGCGACGATACCCTTCAACGTCCTGAAGCAGTTGATGAACCACCCTTTGACGGATATCGGCATCGAACGGTTCCTGAAAGACTGGCAATCCATTAAGAAATAA
- the nadC gene encoding carboxylating nicotinate-nucleotide diphosphorylase, translating into MKDYLAEDIGSGDITTNAIVPEDHASKAVIIAKEDGVIAGQSLAAGIFKELDNELIYEEIKKDGEYVKKGDTIAIVKGKTRAVLTGERVALNILQRLSGIATLTRRFVDAVEGTGVKILDTRKTSPGHRAKEKYAVRMGGGVNHRADLSEMALIKENHISVAGSIKEAVKRIRAVSKVPIEVEVKNMAELKEALEERVDRIMLDNWDMGSIKEAVSFVNKRIPIEVSGNMNLEKIRDVARTEVEFISVGALTHSFKSLDISLLHEKVLK; encoded by the coding sequence ATGAAAGATTATCTGGCAGAGGACATCGGGAGCGGCGATATTACCACAAACGCCATAGTGCCTGAAGACCACGCCTCAAAAGCCGTCATTATAGCGAAAGAGGACGGTGTTATTGCAGGCCAGTCTCTTGCTGCCGGGATCTTTAAAGAACTTGATAATGAGTTGATATATGAGGAGATAAAGAAGGACGGGGAATACGTGAAGAAAGGCGATACGATCGCGATCGTCAAAGGGAAGACGCGCGCAGTCCTGACGGGCGAAAGAGTTGCCCTGAACATACTCCAGAGGCTTTCCGGGATAGCCACGCTGACAAGAAGGTTTGTCGATGCCGTTGAAGGCACAGGGGTTAAGATACTCGATACAAGAAAGACCTCCCCGGGGCACAGGGCAAAGGAGAAGTACGCCGTCAGGATGGGCGGAGGAGTGAACCACAGGGCCGATCTGAGTGAGATGGCCCTCATCAAGGAGAACCACATATCCGTCGCAGGTTCGATCAAGGAGGCCGTAAAAAGGATACGGGCAGTATCGAAGGTGCCTATAGAGGTGGAAGTAAAAAACATGGCGGAGCTGAAAGAGGCATTGGAGGAGCGCGTCGACCGGATAATGCTCGATAACTGGGATATGGGCTCCATCAAAGAGGCCGTTTCTTTCGTGAATAAAAGGATACCCATCGAGGTATCGGGGAACATGAACCTGGAGAAGATCAGGGACGTCGCAAGGACAGAGGTCGAATTCATCTCCGTGGGGGCCCTGACCCATTCCTTTAAGTCTCTTGACATAAGCCTGCTTCATGAAAAGGTATTGAAATGA